In Crassostrea angulata isolate pt1a10 chromosome 6, ASM2561291v2, whole genome shotgun sequence, a genomic segment contains:
- the LOC128189230 gene encoding uncharacterized protein LOC128189230, whose translation MRTWRKPDLPAPGENMAGVLLKKSVYFLGMWRTSRLDEELAREIARRAPNVTARHAQLEICTVGVRLITRSGAGESVIRMPYVQDIVINRYEPTCLLCVLKESRKLSIIVCRCYNTRDPSDIVKSFRASKRDSRIIESVTEPKRQIDTDTKRHWTPHYPQDRARTGRQGEIGIRTKGPTRATYTEVCHVGIQTSPQDPDDVSLSLSSIQTGDLREELSHLSEEVKAIKMLIEKSTGVVDDKKTEPRTYHNTDTKGDYVKEPEPKKRENPTFVRGEFVSAKSPGYLSDDVEEVQDTREMFGGRRHSGDAIDSGVRSFSVTNSSVHGEPDEAKYIYHNGSHSELKDIHIERVDSGEEDFIPHENPSSFSGTARLTTFITAPPGFQSLPAPLRDRAYTTPGRRYHRQPRNILLSSTVPKSIENVYRSTRSHRKAHRYSRQAVTPDVFLSQDGERRPRSHSAHDPNRGRSLTSEEDMELRKSLYKLYNEV comes from the coding sequence ATGAGAACTTGGCGAAAACCTGATCTACCGGCTCCCGGGGAAAACATGGCCGGAGTACTGCTGAAGAAGAGCGTGTATTTCCTGGGGATGTGGCGGACCAGTCGTCTGGACGAGGAGCTCGCGCGGGAAATCGCCAGGAGGGCGCCAAATGTGACCGCTCGCCACGCCCAGCTAGAAATCTGTACCGTGGGGGTGAGACTAATCACGCGGTCAGGGGCGGGAGAGAGTGTGATCCGGATGCCGTATGTCCAGGATATCGTCATAAATAGATACGAACCGACCTGTCTCCTGTGTGTGCTGAAAGAGAGCAGAAAGCTCAGCATCATTGTGTGTCGGTGTTACAACACCAGGGATCCCTCGGACATTGTGAAATCGTTTCGAGCCTCTAAACGGGACAGTCGGATCATCGAAAGCGTTACAGAACCAAAGCGTCAAATTGACACAGACACAAAGCGTCACTGGACGCCTCACTATCCGCAGGATAGAGCGAGGACGGGGCGGCAGGGGGAGATAGGCATCAGAACAAAGGGCCCAACTAGAGCCACCTACACGGAGGTGTGTCACGTGGGGATACAGACCAGTCCCCAGGACCCGGATGACGTCAGTTTATCGCTGTCCTCCATTCAGACCGGTGACCTCCGCGAGGAGTTGTCTCATCTGTCCGAGGAGGTCAAGGCCATCAAAATGTTGATTGAAAAATCCACGGGAGTAGTTGATGATAAAAAGACTGAACCCAGAACATATCACAACACTGATACTAAAGGGGATTACGTAAAAGAACCAGAACCGAAGAAACGCGAAAATCCGACGTTTGTTCGGGGAGAATTCGTTTCGGCAAAATCGCCGGGATACCTCTCCGATGATGTAGAGGAAGTTCAAGACACTCGGGAAATGTTTGGTGGCCGCCGACACAGTGGAGATGCTATCGACTCTGGGGTCCGGAGTTTTTCTGTGACAAATTCTTCCGTGCACGGTGAACCTGATGAAGCAAAGTATATCTACCATAATGGCAGCCACAGTGAACTGAAAGACATTCATATCGAGAGGGTGGATTCCGGTGAGGAGGACTTTATACCACACGAAAACCCGTCGTCATTTTCAGGCACCGCTCGTCTTACTACTTTTATAACCGCACCCCCGGGCTTTCAGTCTCTGCCAGCCCCATTGAGGGATCGGGCATACACCACACCAGGGCGGCGCTACCATCGCCAGCCCAGAAACATCTTACTTAGCTCTACAGTCCCCAAGTCTATTGAGAATGTATATCGCAGCACGCGCTCACACAGAAAAGCACACCGGTATTCCAGGCAGGCGGTTACCCCGGATGTGTTCCTATCACAGGACGGAGAGCGGCGTCCGCGCTCACACAGTGCGCATGATCCAAACAGGGGGCGCTCATTGACTAGCGAGGAGGACATGGAATTACGTAAATCTCTTTACAAACTTTATAACGAGGTTTAA
- the LOC128188412 gene encoding sphingomyelin phosphodiesterase-like, with protein MDGPLALMLSLLAIVLLASSSPLIYSSLSHSNDHPRIPSATPRNPKFKTSRYKTECGTLTDLSFIGCEVCKLAVEGLKDLVEKQSTEEDIVTFMTLICKKFDIEDDKVCDDIIKEYKDEFIGVALRLVLSPEEVCGILLGNNCGTPYDPNDLWNVTLPSTPKPPLTPRVLPKAGSPKLRILHVSDIHIDPGYEVGSKVKCGEPLCCRQGDGKAAPGEAGAGLWGTVDACDVPFSLVDSLFKHLSSIQDQFDVVYFTGDIPPHNVWNQSKGDQIGALQQFTDLSLKYLPKKPIYCTLGNHESAPVNSFPPPYINDKDSISWLYEAVADSWKNWLPQETMPTIKSGGFYTVKLGDKFRLISLNMNYCNNMNWWLLINTTDPTGQLQWLVDTLQQSEDSKEKVHIIGHIHPGGGSCLKAWSWNYYRIVNRYESTIAGQYFGHSHTDWYEVFYDDVTFKRPTSVLYIPGSVTTFTSLNPGFRIYENDGMYQNSSWTTLDFTNYYLNLTEVNRSNKPVWQKEYSAKETYGLKTLFPEDWSELIYRMKANDTLFQTFHRHYYKMATPPSCTGKCKTDLLCDLKSGRSHDPALCVDIQS; from the exons ATGGACGGACCGCTCGCCCTGATGCTCTCACTGCTTGCCATTGTTCTGCTCGCCTCATCTTCGCCTTTAATATACTCCTCCCTGTCTCACTCCAATGACCACCCCCGCATACCCAGCGCTACCCCACGGAACCCCAAGTTCAAGACTTCCCGATACAAGACGGAATGTGGCACGTTGACGGATCTAAGCTTTATCGGCTGTGAGGTGTGTAAGTTAGCTGTGGAGGGACTGAAAGACTTAGTGGAGAAACAGAGTACCGAGGAAGATATTGTCACATTTATGACGCTCATCTGTAAAAAGTTCGACATAGAGGATGACAAAGTGTGTGACGACATTATTAAGGAATACAAA GATGAGTTTATTGGGGTTGCCCTGCGCCTCGTTTTGAGCCCTGAAGAGGTCTGTGGAATTCTCCTTGGTAACAACTGTGGTACGCCCTATGACCCCAATGACCTTTGGAATGTGACCTTACCTTCAACCCCCAAACCTCCACTGACCCCCAGGGTACTACCCAAG GCTGGCTCCCCCAAGCTTCGCATCCTCCATGTGTCAGACATCCACATTGACCCGGGCTATGAAGTCGGGTCAAAGGTCAAGTGTGGTGAGCCTCTCTGTTGTCGTCAAGGAGATGgaaaagcag CCCCGGGAGAGGCAGGTGCGGGTTTGTGGGGAACAGTGGACGCCTGTGATGTCCCATTCAGCCTGGTCGACAGCTTATTCAAACACCTCAGCTCGATACAGGACCAG TTTGATGTGGTTTACTTCACTGGAGATATACCCCCACACAATGTCTGGAACCAGTCTAAAGGGGACCAGATAGGTGCACTTCAACAATTCACTGACCTCAGTCTAAAGTACCTGCCAAAGAAACCCATCTACTGCACTCTGGGTAATCATGAAAGTGCCCCTGTTAATAG CTTTCCTCCTCCATACATTAATGACAAAGACTCCATCAGCTGGCTGTATGAAGCAGTGGCCGACTCCTGGAAGAACTGGCTGCCACAGGAAACCATGCCTACCATAAAaag TGGGGGATTTTACACTGTAAAGCTGGGCGACAAGTTCAGATTGATCTCATTGAACATGAACTACTGCAACAATATGAACTG GTGGTTGTTGATCAACACTACAGACCCTACAGGACAGCTCCAGTGGCTTGTTGATACCCTCCAGCAGTCAGAGGACAGCAAGGAGAAG GTCCACATCATTGGTCACATTCACCCGGGGGGAGGGAGTTGTCTGAAGGCCTGGAGCTGGAACTATTACAGGATTGTTAACAG GTATGAATCCACCATAGCTGGTCAGTACTTTGGGCACAGTCACACAGACTGGTACGAGGTTTTTTACGATGATGTCACGTTCAAGAGACCGACCAGTGTTCTGTACATTCCTGGGAGTGTCACGACCTTCACCAGCCTTAACCCTGGCTTCAGAATCTACGAGAACGACGGCATGTATCAAAACAGCTCCTGG acaaCTTTGGATTTTACCAATTACTACCTTAACCTCACTGAAGTGAACCGCAGTAATAAACCTGTGTGGCAGAAAGAATACAGTGCTAAG GAAACCTATGGTCTAAAGACTCTGTTTCCTGAGGACTGGAGTGAACTCATTTATCGGATGAAAGCAAATGACACGCTCTTCCAGACTTTCCACAG ACATTACTACAAAATGGCCACTCCTCCTTCTTGTACAGGAAAATGTAAGACCGACTTGTTATGTGACCTCAAATCTGGGAGGTCACATGACCCAGCTTTGTGTGTGGACATCCAGTCCTAG
- the LOC128188413 gene encoding ion channel TACAN-like — MDEGLLEGEANLKSCLEDWSDLNKEFTQLEATHDRYKKVLEDLWDIQKKCVTGIAHHRYRMKQITEKMTKIKENSKPETDEALKQLRSEMQQRKSQFREMEECLPHKNGLYLSIILGSVSVSLLNKEDKFAYKYNYETFKATVSYISMALSLVLLFVSDYRWLDAVLHFLLVWYYCTLTIRENILMVNGSRIKGWWVTHHFISTVCAALTLIWPDSYTYKYFRGQYSLFCCYLSFLYIVQFFYQKGALYRLRALGQRHEMDITVEGFMSWMWKGISFLLPFLFAGYFFQLYNAYVLYRLSQDPQCKEWQVSFLAIIHLILSVGNITTTLKVVVDKLRTDRRQQLTTKYRFNSHEKKDS, encoded by the exons ATGGATGAGGGTCTCTTGGAAGGAGAGGCGAATTTAAAGTCCTGTCTGGAAGACTGGAGTGATTTAAACAAAGAATTCACACAGCTAGAG GCTACCCATGATCGGTACAAGAAAGTTCTTGAGGACTTATGGGACATACAGAAAAAATGTGTGACAGGAATAGCCCACCATCGATATCGGATGAAGCAAATCACAGAAAAAATGACCAA aataaaagaaaattccaaACCAGAAACTGATGAAGCTCTGAAACAGCTGAGGAGTGAGATGCAGCAGAGAAAGTCACAGTTCCGGGAGATGGAGGAGTGTTTACCGCACAAGAATGG gTTGTACCTCAGCATCATCCTGGGATCTGTCAGTGTATCACTCCTAAATAAGGAAGACAA GTTTGCCTACAAATACAACTACGAGACGTTCAAAGCCACAGTAAGCTACATCAGTATGGCACTATCCCTAGTCCTGCTGTTTGTATCCGATTACAG GTGGCTGGATGCAGTGCTTCACTTCCTGTTGGTCTGGTATTACTGTACGCTGACCATCAGAGAGAATATCCTCATGGTGAATGGGTCCAG AATCAAGGGTTGGTGGGTCACTCATCACTTTATATCCACGGTGTGTGCAGCACTCACACTTATCTG GCCTGACAGTTATACCTACAAATACTTTAGGGGCCAGTATTCCTTGTTTTGCTGTTATCTAA GTTTTCTTTACATAGTTCAGTTTTTCTACCAGAAGGGGGCGCTGTACCGTCTCCGAGCCCTGGGTCAGCGTCATGAAATGGACATCACAGTGG AGGGCTTCATGTCCTGGATGTGGAAGGGGATTTCCTTTTTGCTGCCGTTCCTGTTCGCTGGTTAT TTCTTCCAATTGTATAACGCCTACGTACTGTACAGACTGTCCCAGGATCCACAATGTAAAGAATGGCAG GTATCCTTCCTGGCCATCATACACCTGATTCTGTCGGTCGGTAACATCACCACCACGCTGAAGGTCGTAGTGGACAAGCTGAGGACGGATCGCAGGCAGCAACTGACCACCAAGTACCGCTTCAACTCCCACGAGAAGAAGGACAGCTAG